The proteins below come from a single Tissierella sp. MB52-C2 genomic window:
- a CDS encoding DEAD/DEAH box helicase: MSRVTNQTIIDRVESYDTFIRGQEYYNSGKVREVRSTPSHNYYVANVYGSSKYESIAEFNSNHSIKRTSCTCQAFKKYYGDCKHIVALLILIMDYEKTGAIKRQKSEGDIKNILHHYRRTPSNAKIPLNLEINFKFADEIPSLEMRIGEDKLYVIRNLGKFISDMCEEKVIEFGKNFIYSPEIHCFANEDKELIDYLTILYENYEINYYGTKYFSTFKGSQVNFSPKSLEKFFEIMANRRFNAEINHREFKEILIINRDIDLNLKLEKDKNDLLLKADDINIIPLVDDWKYVFYKGNIHKISEQQSNTIKPIYIEINKKKTETIRIEQELKDTFVSEVLPIIKKYSNLDIDKTVEDSIQSEPLHSSIYFDRQGDTILGKVIFNYGNIDINPFSSQDIKTQTNKILLRDVEKERIIMSFLENGDFKVEDGGFYLEEEEDIFDFINDIIPELQKHSEIYYSESFKSIGLISSQSFRGRVRLDNKLDMLQFDFNIEGIENEELWEIFRGLKEKKRYYKLKNGSFLSLDNKEFNDVVDMLDYLDIDVGSFQNGTVEIPKYRTMYLDKFIHNRGIEFIKKNIDFKRLVRDINDPEDIEYKLPENLNADLRDYQKFGFKWLKTLTNYGFGGILADEMGLGKTIQVISFLLSEKKEKGTEPSIVIVPTSLVYNWEDEVDKFAPNLRTLVIAGNKVERANLISNFKNYDLLITSYPLIRRDIDEYKDISFRYCILDEAQHIKNQSSINAKSVKNIRAKNYFALTGTPMENSLSELWSIFDFLMPGYLLTSGRFGDKYEKPITKENDDEKLKELSNQIKPFILRRTKKEVLKELPDKIEQKIVVKMSKEQKKLYLAYLQAIKGEIDDEINSKGYGRSHIKILAGLTRLRQICCHPGIFVEDYNGGSGKLDSLEEIVIEAVESGHRILIFSQFTTMLQKIKALLESKKIKTLYLDGSTPMVERGNLVRDFNKGIGDVFLISLKAGGTGLNLTSADMVIHFDPWWNPAVEDQATDRAHRIGQEETVQVIKLVTKGTIEEKIFNIQERKKEMIDKVIKEGETLISKLSEEEIMSLFDM, encoded by the coding sequence ATGTCAAGGGTAACAAATCAAACAATAATAGATAGAGTGGAATCTTATGATACTTTCATAAGAGGACAGGAATACTATAATTCTGGTAAAGTAAGAGAAGTAAGGTCAACTCCAAGTCACAACTATTATGTTGCCAATGTATACGGCAGTTCTAAATACGAATCAATAGCTGAATTCAATAGCAATCACTCAATAAAAAGAACATCCTGTACCTGTCAAGCCTTTAAAAAATATTACGGAGATTGTAAACACATAGTAGCTTTATTGATATTAATCATGGATTATGAAAAAACAGGAGCTATAAAACGACAAAAATCTGAAGGCGATATAAAAAATATACTTCATCATTATAGACGAACACCAAGTAATGCTAAAATACCTTTAAACCTAGAAATAAATTTTAAATTTGCAGATGAAATTCCTAGTCTGGAAATGCGAATTGGAGAAGATAAACTGTATGTAATTAGGAATCTAGGAAAATTCATATCAGACATGTGCGAAGAAAAGGTAATAGAATTTGGAAAGAATTTCATATATTCTCCAGAAATTCATTGTTTTGCTAATGAGGATAAGGAATTAATAGATTATTTAACTATATTATACGAAAACTACGAAATAAACTATTATGGCACAAAATATTTCAGTACCTTTAAAGGAAGTCAAGTAAATTTTAGTCCAAAATCCCTAGAAAAATTCTTTGAAATAATGGCAAACAGAAGATTTAATGCAGAAATAAATCATAGAGAATTTAAAGAAATATTAATTATTAATAGAGATATAGACTTAAATTTAAAGCTGGAAAAAGACAAAAACGATCTTCTTTTAAAGGCAGATGATATAAATATAATACCTTTAGTTGATGACTGGAAATATGTTTTTTATAAAGGAAATATTCATAAAATATCAGAACAACAATCAAATACTATAAAGCCTATATATATTGAAATAAATAAAAAGAAAACAGAAACAATAAGAATAGAGCAGGAGCTAAAGGATACCTTTGTATCTGAAGTCCTTCCAATCATTAAAAAATATTCTAATCTAGATATAGATAAAACTGTGGAGGATTCAATCCAAAGTGAACCCCTACATTCAAGCATATATTTTGATAGACAGGGAGATACAATTCTCGGAAAAGTAATATTTAATTATGGGAATATAGATATTAATCCTTTTTCATCTCAGGATATAAAGACCCAAACAAATAAAATTCTATTAAGAGATGTAGAAAAGGAAAGAATAATAATGTCATTTTTAGAGAATGGGGATTTTAAAGTTGAAGATGGAGGCTTTTATCTCGAGGAGGAGGAAGACATTTTTGACTTTATAAATGATATTATTCCAGAGCTACAGAAACACTCGGAAATATATTATTCTGAAAGCTTCAAAAGCATTGGGCTCATAAGTTCACAAAGTTTCAGAGGTAGAGTTAGACTTGATAATAAATTAGATATGCTTCAGTTTGATTTTAATATAGAAGGTATAGAAAATGAAGAACTATGGGAGATTTTCAGAGGTTTAAAAGAAAAGAAAAGATATTATAAACTGAAGAATGGCTCCTTTTTATCCCTTGATAATAAGGAATTTAACGATGTGGTAGATATGTTAGATTATTTAGATATAGATGTAGGAAGTTTTCAAAATGGTACAGTGGAAATTCCCAAGTATAGGACAATGTATTTAGATAAATTTATCCATAATAGAGGGATTGAGTTTATTAAAAAAAATATAGACTTCAAAAGGTTAGTTAGAGATATAAATGATCCAGAAGATATAGAATATAAGTTACCAGAAAATTTAAATGCAGATTTAAGAGATTATCAAAAGTTTGGATTTAAATGGTTAAAAACATTGACTAATTATGGATTTGGTGGAATTTTAGCCGATGAAATGGGTCTAGGGAAAACGATTCAAGTCATAAGTTTTCTATTATCAGAAAAAAAAGAAAAGGGAACTGAACCTAGTATCGTCATAGTTCCCACATCTTTAGTGTATAATTGGGAAGATGAAGTAGATAAATTTGCTCCAAATCTTAGAACTTTAGTTATAGCTGGAAATAAGGTGGAAAGGGCTAATTTGATTAGCAATTTTAAGAATTACGATTTGCTAATTACATCTTATCCATTGATTAGGAGAGATATAGATGAGTATAAAGATATATCTTTTAGATATTGTATATTAGATGAAGCTCAACATATTAAAAACCAAAGTTCCATAAACGCCAAATCTGTGAAAAATATTAGGGCTAAGAATTACTTTGCTTTAACAGGAACTCCCATGGAAAATTCCTTATCTGAACTTTGGTCAATATTTGACTTTCTAATGCCAGGATATCTTTTAACCAGTGGAAGGTTTGGAGATAAATATGAAAAACCCATAACTAAGGAAAATGACGACGAAAAGCTAAAGGAATTAAGCAATCAGATTAAACCCTTTATTCTTAGGAGAACAAAGAAGGAAGTATTAAAAGAATTACCCGATAAAATAGAACAAAAAATAGTTGTCAAAATGTCAAAGGAACAGAAGAAATTATACTTGGCGTATTTACAGGCGATAAAGGGAGAAATTGATGATGAAATAAATTCAAAGGGCTATGGCAGAAGTCATATAAAAATCCTTGCTGGTTTAACTAGACTAAGACAGATATGTTGTCATCCTGGAATATTTGTGGAAGATTATAATGGGGGAAGTGGGAAACTAGACTCCTTAGAAGAAATAGTAATTGAAGCCGTAGAATCAGGGCATAGAATACTGATATTTTCCCAGTTTACTACCATGCTGCAAAAAATAAAAGCTCTTTTAGAAAGTAAAAAAATCAAAACTCTATACTTAGACGGCTCTACTCCCATGGTTGAAAGGGGTAATTTAGTAAGAGATTTTAATAAGGGTATAGGAGATGTATTTTTAATATCTCTAAAGGCTGGAGGTACAGGACTTAATTTAACTTCAGCTGATATGGTAATTCATTTTGATCCTTGGTGGAATCCAGCAGTAGAAGATCAGGCAACGGATAGAGCCCATAGAATAGGTCAAGAAGAGACTGTACAAGTAATAAAACTAGTTACTAAGGGAACCATAGAAGAAAAGATATTTAATATACAAGAAAGAAAAAAGGAAATGATAGATAAGGTTATTAAAGAGGGAGAAACTCTAATATCTAAATTATCTGAAGAAGAAATAATGTCATTATTTGATATGTAG
- a CDS encoding DUF188 domain-containing protein: MKIFLDADGCPVVSIAIDIAKEYKLEVVVVKNYAHEIMDPYATIISVDISRDSADFYIVNRIAKDDIVITQDYGLAAMCLSKEAIPMNQNGLVFTRENIDGMLNRRHLHKELRKQNKYYGKAKKRRPEADMEFKRRLRELLDKM, translated from the coding sequence ATGAAAATATTCTTAGATGCAGATGGATGTCCAGTAGTTAGTATAGCAATAGATATTGCTAAAGAATATAAATTAGAAGTAGTAGTAGTGAAAAACTATGCCCATGAAATCATGGATCCTTATGCAACTATTATTTCAGTAGATATATCTAGAGACAGTGCCGATTTTTATATAGTAAATAGGATAGCAAAAGATGATATAGTCATTACCCAAGATTATGGATTAGCAGCTATGTGCTTATCTAAAGAAGCCATTCCTATGAATCAAAATGGGTTAGTATTTACTAGAGAGAATATAGATGGAATGCTTAATCGTAGACATTTACATAAAGAGCTTAGAAAACAAAATAAATATTATGGCAAAGCTAAGAAAAGACGCCCTGAGGCTGATATGGAATTTAAGAGAAGATTAAGGGAGTTGTTAGATAAAATGTAA